A genomic segment from Neobacillus sp. YX16 encodes:
- a CDS encoding cobyrinate a,c-diamide synthase, which produces MAERRLVIAGTGSGVGKTTLTIGVMAALMKKGLTVQGFKCGPDYIDPSYHTAVTKRASRNLDSWMLTKDLVLDIFTHGSQGSDISIIEGVMGFFDGKSPETNEGSTAEISMITKSPVLLVVNCESMARSAAAIVKGFQLFAEGPNIAAVIANKVGSEGHFQLVKKAIEQECHVPVIGYLKRELDIEIPERHLGLIPTLERGELDSFFDKLGTLVSETVDIDRLLELAVAERLEASRKSSIFEKQREHLVKVAVAKDSAFNFYYPENLEIMEAKGIEIVYFSPLADEEVPDDADGLYIGGGFPEEFAQVLACNLKAKRSVKLAIEGGLPTLAECGGFMYLTEFIETTDKKKFEMAGVIPGSVHMQTKLAALGYREITGQNANFILEDMSARGHEFHYSTFQALEEDVPYAYETIGMRGVNKEGYLLHNLAAGYTHFHFASCPEMVENWIKKCLENRGNTYD; this is translated from the coding sequence ATGGCAGAACGACGATTGGTAATTGCCGGGACTGGAAGCGGCGTGGGGAAAACAACACTAACCATTGGGGTAATGGCAGCATTAATGAAAAAGGGCCTAACCGTCCAGGGTTTTAAATGTGGACCGGATTATATTGATCCTTCCTATCATACCGCTGTAACGAAACGAGCTTCTCGAAATTTAGACAGCTGGATGCTTACAAAAGATTTGGTGCTGGATATTTTCACTCATGGCAGTCAGGGTTCAGATATTTCAATCATCGAAGGGGTTATGGGGTTTTTTGATGGGAAGAGTCCAGAAACAAATGAGGGAAGTACGGCTGAAATTAGTATGATTACGAAAAGCCCAGTTTTGCTTGTTGTTAATTGTGAAAGTATGGCTAGAAGTGCTGCTGCGATCGTGAAAGGTTTTCAATTATTTGCTGAGGGACCTAATATTGCAGCTGTCATTGCAAATAAAGTAGGAAGTGAAGGTCACTTTCAACTTGTCAAAAAAGCGATTGAGCAGGAATGTCACGTTCCTGTTATCGGTTATTTGAAACGAGAACTAGATATTGAAATTCCTGAGAGACATCTTGGACTTATTCCCACTTTGGAAAGAGGGGAACTAGATTCGTTTTTTGATAAATTAGGCACATTAGTCAGCGAAACTGTTGATATTGATAGACTTCTTGAATTAGCTGTTGCTGAGCGGTTAGAAGCAAGCCGCAAGTCTTCCATTTTTGAAAAACAGAGGGAACATCTAGTGAAAGTTGCGGTAGCAAAAGATAGCGCCTTTAATTTCTATTACCCTGAAAATTTAGAAATCATGGAAGCAAAAGGGATTGAAATTGTATATTTCTCGCCCCTTGCGGATGAGGAGGTACCTGATGATGCTGATGGACTTTATATTGGCGGCGGATTTCCTGAAGAGTTTGCACAAGTCCTAGCTTGTAATCTAAAAGCAAAGCGATCAGTAAAGCTAGCGATTGAAGGTGGATTGCCTACACTTGCCGAATGTGGAGGTTTCATGTATTTAACTGAGTTCATAGAAACTACGGATAAGAAAAAATTTGAAATGGCGGGTGTTATTCCAGGTAGTGTACATATGCAAACAAAATTAGCGGCATTAGGTTATCGAGAGATTACCGGGCAAAATGCTAATTTTATTCTTGAAGATATGAGTGCCAGGGGACATGAATTTCATTACTCAACCTTCCAAGCACTTGAAGAGGATGTACCTTATGCTTATGAAACGATAGGCATGAGAGGTGTAAATAAAGAAGGGTATTTACTACATAATTTAGCAGCAGGGTACACCCATTTTCATTTTGCTTCTTGTCCAGAAATGGTTGAGAATTGGATAAAGAAATGTCTGGAAAATAGGGGGAACACATATGACTAA
- a CDS encoding cobalamin-binding protein → MRLISICPSNTELAAYLGLTSSLVGVDNYSDWPEDIQSLPRLGSDLDIDMDKVEALQPDLVLASLSVPGMERNIEELKKRNIPFVIVPNPKTLTEVGESILFVGEVTNTSDKANQLFKKYNTILEKYQSLSKLVQKPATLYWEWWAKPIFTPGATNWLTEISKLAGGRNVFEDVAQSSVKTEWEEVLQRNPEVICVIWVGVQIEKVNPKVILKRPGTENMGAIKNNQLYILDEPLFCRPSPRLLLGLFKIASILHPAIYPPFNENIDPLLDEEAEFLL, encoded by the coding sequence ATGAGATTAATTTCTATATGTCCAAGTAATACAGAATTAGCTGCTTACTTAGGATTAACATCTTCGTTAGTAGGAGTGGATAACTACTCGGATTGGCCGGAGGATATTCAATCCTTGCCAAGATTAGGTTCTGATTTGGACATTGATATGGACAAAGTGGAAGCCTTACAGCCTGACTTAGTATTAGCCTCTCTTTCTGTACCTGGAATGGAACGCAATATCGAAGAGTTGAAAAAACGAAACATCCCTTTTGTCATTGTTCCTAATCCTAAGACATTAACAGAGGTTGGAGAAAGTATATTATTTGTTGGAGAAGTTACCAATACCTCTGACAAGGCGAATCAATTATTTAAAAAATACAATACTATACTCGAAAAATATCAATCTTTATCTAAGTTAGTGCAAAAGCCTGCGACCCTTTATTGGGAATGGTGGGCAAAACCTATTTTTACTCCTGGAGCAACCAATTGGCTAACCGAAATTAGTAAACTTGCAGGGGGAAGAAACGTTTTTGAAGATGTGGCACAATCCAGTGTTAAAACGGAGTGGGAAGAGGTCCTACAAAGAAATCCCGAAGTGATTTGTGTTATTTGGGTAGGTGTACAGATAGAAAAAGTTAATCCAAAGGTCATCCTAAAACGCCCTGGGACGGAAAACATGGGTGCTATTAAAAACAATCAATTATATATATTAGATGAGCCATTATTTTGCAGGCCATCTCCTAGATTGTTACTAGGATTATTTAAGATAGCAAGTATCCTTCACCCTGCTATTTACCCGCCATTTAACGAAAATATAGATCCTTTATTAGATGAAGAAGCTGAATTTCTTTTATGA
- a CDS encoding aromatic acid exporter family protein, producing the protein MKLGPRVIKTGIAVTFALYICSVLKLESAVFAGIAAIFTIQPSIYRTWKQVWNQVQTNFIGAIIAFLGLYFLGNDPFSIGLVIIILISISLKIKMGETISLTVVTVLAIMSAPGNEDWLFALNRFIVTFIGMATALLVNIFVYPPNYKKNYVKKVNEIFQNMSILLRTAISDEMTEKCFKEQMEQLENDILLLDEQFMLFDEEREKMSKVNNIDVREIVVFKQMFKSLQQGFIVLEDIDSFYFSSKPTPEENHLFDQQLEYLIKYHELFLLKYDGKIKMDLPSLEDEFMKHTEDFLEKVMQSYNEGHKIQMAVIGASIYNYAFQLDRLNTLIEHYLKKSQ; encoded by the coding sequence GTGAAGTTAGGACCTCGCGTCATTAAAACAGGCATTGCTGTTACATTTGCCTTATATATTTGTTCGGTATTAAAGCTTGAATCAGCAGTATTTGCAGGAATTGCTGCCATTTTTACGATTCAACCTTCCATTTACCGCACATGGAAACAAGTATGGAACCAAGTCCAAACCAATTTCATAGGTGCGATTATTGCCTTTCTAGGATTATACTTTCTGGGCAATGACCCCTTTTCAATTGGACTGGTAATCATTATACTGATTTCGATTAGTTTGAAGATAAAGATGGGAGAAACGATTTCGCTGACGGTTGTAACTGTGTTGGCAATTATGAGTGCTCCAGGAAACGAAGATTGGCTCTTTGCTTTGAACCGTTTTATCGTTACCTTTATCGGTATGGCAACGGCACTATTGGTGAATATTTTTGTTTACCCACCAAATTACAAGAAAAATTACGTGAAGAAAGTGAATGAAATTTTTCAAAATATGTCTATTTTGCTAAGAACCGCTATCTCTGACGAAATGACAGAAAAGTGTTTTAAGGAGCAAATGGAACAATTAGAGAATGATATTTTACTATTAGATGAGCAATTTATGTTGTTTGATGAAGAACGCGAAAAAATGTCCAAGGTAAATAATATCGATGTACGCGAAATAGTCGTGTTTAAGCAAATGTTTAAATCACTCCAACAGGGTTTTATTGTCTTGGAGGACATTGATTCCTTTTATTTTTCCAGTAAGCCGACACCTGAAGAAAATCATCTCTTTGATCAACAACTAGAATATTTAATTAAGTACCACGAGCTATTTCTATTAAAATATGATGGAAAGATAAAAATGGATCTGCCTTCATTGGAAGATGAGTTTATGAAACATACTGAAGACTTTTTGGAAAAAGTTATGCAATCCTATAATGAAGGTCATAAAATCCAAATGGCCGTCATTGGAGCATCTATTTATAATTACGCCTTCCAACTGGACCGATTGAATACACTAATAGAACACTATTTGAAGAAATCACAATAG
- a CDS encoding helix-turn-helix transcriptional regulator produces MIKLSKRQDEILKIVKESGPITGQQIAEKLSLTRAALRPDLAILTMAGNLDARPRVGYFFNHNQEVKHQAEKFLHKKVADFKALPIVVEKSTSVYDAIVQLFLEDVGTLYAVDSNGFLAGVISRKDLLRTAIGNKDLQELPCNVIMTRMPNIITITPEETLLEAAKKMITNHIDSLPVVKEINPGNHTYLLVGRITKTTITRAYLEIMDRNSV; encoded by the coding sequence GTGATTAAACTGTCGAAACGCCAAGATGAAATTCTAAAGATTGTGAAGGAAAGTGGACCCATTACGGGGCAGCAAATTGCAGAAAAGCTTTCCTTAACAAGAGCAGCATTAAGACCAGACTTAGCTATTTTAACAATGGCTGGTAATTTGGATGCCAGACCTCGAGTTGGTTATTTTTTTAATCATAACCAAGAGGTAAAGCATCAGGCAGAAAAATTTCTCCACAAAAAAGTGGCAGATTTTAAAGCTCTTCCAATCGTTGTGGAAAAATCCACATCTGTGTATGATGCGATTGTACAACTGTTTTTGGAAGATGTTGGTACTCTTTATGCGGTAGATAGTAATGGCTTTTTAGCTGGTGTAATTTCTAGGAAAGATTTACTGAGAACAGCCATCGGCAATAAAGATTTGCAAGAATTACCCTGTAACGTCATTATGACCAGAATGCCTAACATTATCACAATCACACCTGAGGAAACATTGTTAGAAGCTGCTAAAAAAATGATTACCAATCACATTGACTCCTTACCTGTAGTGAAAGAAATCAATCCGGGAAACCATACATATTTACTTGTCGGCCGGATTACGAAAACAACCATCACACGAGCATACCTAGAAATAATGGATCGAAATTCGGTATAA
- a CDS encoding iron ABC transporter permease — translation MRNLSILKYLNNKIGWLYVISGGLVLGISLLGLFYSSVTVTVPTILHIILDKTLNMGWLTDIAKNEEMIIWNIRLPRVLLAFCIGASLALAGAAFQGLLRNPLADPYTIGVSSGASLGAVLVLFFQVTIVGLGSFTLPVVAISFGLISLFIVFGLVRLSSKSLAIETIILAGIIVSAFIGSLVSLIISLSDRESMTQIIYWLYGSVGMRGWSHIQLILPFMLIGSFILIYHYRELNALALGEDAADHIGVDVKKGKTFVLIGASLLTGAAVAVSGSIGFVGLVIPHLVRLVTGPNHRHVLPLSMLVGGAFLILADLMARTIIAPKELPIGVITALIGAPVFALLLIRERFGKGANK, via the coding sequence TTGCGGAACTTATCTATCCTGAAATATTTAAACAATAAAATAGGCTGGTTGTATGTTATAAGCGGAGGGCTTGTACTTGGTATAAGCCTTCTTGGTTTATTTTATAGTAGTGTAACCGTTACTGTTCCTACAATCTTACATATCATACTAGATAAAACGTTAAATATGGGCTGGCTGACTGATATAGCAAAAAATGAAGAAATGATTATTTGGAATATCCGTCTGCCAAGAGTTCTTCTGGCATTCTGTATAGGAGCATCATTAGCATTAGCAGGTGCAGCTTTTCAAGGACTTTTACGCAATCCATTAGCAGACCCATATACCATAGGAGTATCCTCTGGTGCCTCTCTAGGCGCCGTTTTGGTATTGTTTTTCCAAGTGACTATTGTAGGGTTGGGAAGTTTTACGCTTCCGGTTGTCGCCATTTCATTTGGTTTAATTTCTTTATTCATTGTTTTCGGCCTCGTTCGATTAAGCAGTAAAAGTCTAGCGATTGAAACTATTATTCTGGCTGGAATTATTGTAAGTGCCTTTATTGGCTCACTTGTCTCACTCATAATTTCATTAAGTGATAGAGAATCTATGACACAAATTATCTATTGGCTATATGGGAGTGTTGGAATGAGAGGATGGAGTCATATTCAACTAATCCTTCCATTTATGCTCATTGGTTCATTTATATTAATCTATCATTATCGTGAGTTAAATGCTCTCGCACTGGGTGAGGATGCAGCAGATCATATTGGGGTTGATGTTAAAAAGGGAAAGACATTTGTTCTAATTGGTGCATCGTTATTAACGGGAGCAGCGGTAGCTGTGTCAGGGTCGATTGGATTTGTTGGACTGGTGATTCCACACTTAGTCCGACTTGTTACCGGCCCAAATCATCGCCATGTCCTTCCACTATCCATGCTAGTAGGAGGAGCTTTTCTCATTTTAGCTGATTTAATGGCAAGAACGATCATTGCTCCAAAAGAACTGCCAATTGGTGTAATCACGGCCTTAATTGGAGCGCCAGTATTTGCTCTATTATTGATTAGAGAACGATTTGGGAAGGGGGCAAATAAATGA
- the mutM gene encoding bifunctional DNA-formamidopyrimidine glycosylase/DNA-(apurinic or apyrimidinic site) lyase, with product MPELPEMENYRRLLNQKIAGKTISQVQINREKSVNLNPTLFINSVTNQKVMTVNRRGKHLLFHLENGQVLLLHLMLGGWMYFGKEDDKPERTIQVRLSFGKHHVYFIGLRLGYLHLYNEQDVKKELSSLGPEPLEPQFTLQDFLKLLSDRRGKIKTKLLDQEFIAGIGNCYSDEICYHAGIKTKRSIEDIGEPERNQLYQSMKHVLLDALKHGGYMENPFFQGDNLTGGYNNLCLVYDREGENCNRCGGTIIKEMISSRKTYFCPNCQK from the coding sequence ATGCCTGAACTTCCAGAGATGGAAAATTACCGAAGATTATTAAATCAAAAAATAGCGGGTAAAACCATTTCTCAGGTACAAATCAATCGAGAGAAATCGGTTAATTTGAACCCAACACTCTTTATTAATAGTGTCACAAATCAGAAGGTCATGACAGTCAATCGAAGAGGAAAGCATTTATTATTTCATTTAGAAAACGGGCAAGTCCTTCTGTTGCATTTAATGCTTGGCGGCTGGATGTATTTTGGGAAAGAGGATGACAAACCGGAAAGAACGATACAGGTTCGGTTATCTTTTGGAAAACACCATGTTTATTTTATTGGATTGCGATTGGGTTATTTGCATTTATATAATGAACAGGATGTTAAAAAAGAATTATCTTCTTTGGGTCCGGAGCCATTAGAGCCTCAGTTCACTTTGCAGGATTTTTTAAAACTACTAAGTGACAGACGTGGGAAAATAAAAACAAAACTTCTCGATCAGGAGTTTATAGCAGGGATTGGAAATTGTTACTCCGATGAAATTTGTTATCATGCTGGAATTAAAACAAAACGGAGTATAGAGGATATAGGTGAGCCTGAACGAAATCAACTTTACCAGTCGATGAAGCATGTGCTCCTAGATGCTTTAAAGCATGGTGGATACATGGAAAATCCCTTTTTCCAAGGGGACAATTTAACAGGGGGCTATAATAATCTCTGTCTTGTGTATGACCGAGAAGGAGAGAATTGTAATCGATGCGGGGGCACTATTATTAAAGAAATGATTTCATCTCGTAAAACCTATTTCTGTCCCAACTGTCAAAAATAG
- a CDS encoding ATP-binding cassette domain-containing protein: protein MICVENLVGGYTHSPIIKGLDLEVKKGEFFALLGPNGSGKTTLFKLITGQLPIKSGKVSVCGQEISTLSKLKKAKKMAVLTQEVQVSFDYTVEEIISLGRYPHQKGIFKQLSKNDRKVIEEVMEITQISQFRTTQFRLISGGEKQRVLLAKALAQEPEILLLDEPTNHLDIKHTYQMLNLLKERQQTTGLTIFAILHDLNVASLYADRVALLHNGSFLEVGEVDLLRKEDQLEKVYEVKVKSQSHPTVPKPQLLMTPNHISSSRLFNFDDSYKINQGEDYLHVQFDQPLRTISNTEVGAGIQWLKHFCQFQGPHSDIQQLMTNYSQPHEQAAGVMTAVKLEEMLMVTKVIEDIHMMVIVTEGAGKTINIMLFIDAHFTDGALVDGYMSAVEAKVKALHKLRFSKMIAAGSSSDTLLLGLTQQGAKIDCAGSGTVVGRAIGQMVYGAIKKSFSKYIEKVH, encoded by the coding sequence ATGATCTGTGTTGAAAACTTAGTCGGTGGCTATACCCATTCTCCCATTATTAAGGGGCTGGATTTAGAAGTAAAAAAAGGAGAGTTTTTTGCCCTGCTAGGACCTAATGGAAGTGGGAAGACCACCCTTTTTAAGCTCATTACAGGGCAGTTGCCAATAAAGAGTGGTAAAGTTTCAGTCTGTGGTCAAGAAATTTCAACTCTCTCAAAACTGAAAAAAGCAAAAAAAATGGCTGTTTTAACACAGGAAGTTCAAGTATCTTTCGATTATACCGTTGAAGAAATCATTAGCCTGGGGCGTTATCCTCATCAAAAGGGGATCTTTAAGCAGCTTTCGAAGAATGATCGGAAAGTCATTGAAGAGGTTATGGAAATAACTCAGATAAGTCAGTTTCGGACAACTCAATTTCGACTGATTAGTGGCGGTGAAAAGCAAAGAGTCTTATTGGCCAAAGCATTAGCACAGGAGCCTGAAATCTTACTTTTGGATGAGCCTACCAATCATCTGGATATTAAACATACATATCAAATGTTGAATCTACTAAAAGAACGACAACAAACTACGGGGCTAACTATTTTTGCGATTCTACATGATTTGAATGTGGCTTCGCTTTATGCAGATCGCGTAGCATTACTACATAATGGGAGCTTTTTAGAAGTAGGAGAAGTAGATCTTTTGAGGAAAGAAGATCAATTAGAGAAGGTTTACGAGGTGAAAGTGAAATCCCAATCACATCCAACTGTTCCTAAACCACAGCTTCTGATGACACCAAACCACATTTCATCAAGTCGGTTATTTAACTTTGATGATTCTTATAAAATAAATCAAGGTGAAGACTATCTTCATGTTCAATTTGATCAGCCGCTGCGCACTATATCCAATACGGAGGTCGGTGCTGGTATCCAATGGTTAAAACATTTTTGTCAGTTTCAAGGTCCACATTCAGATATACAGCAGTTGATGACAAATTACTCCCAGCCTCATGAACAAGCAGCTGGTGTCATGACAGCCGTAAAACTCGAGGAAATGTTGATGGTAACGAAGGTAATAGAAGATATTCACATGATGGTGATCGTGACAGAGGGGGCAGGAAAAACCATCAACATCATGTTATTTATAGATGCCCATTTTACAGATGGTGCCCTTGTTGATGGATATATGTCAGCTGTTGAAGCAAAAGTGAAGGCCTTACATAAACTTCGTTTTTCCAAAATGATTGCGGCTGGTTCATCCTCAGATACCCTGCTTCTTGGCCTTACTCAGCAAGGGGCAAAAATAGATTGCGCCGGTTCAGGAACAGTTGTCGGAAGGGCAATCGGCCAAATGGTGTATGGTGCTATAAAGAAAAGTTTCAGCAAATATATAGAGAAGGTCCACTAA
- a CDS encoding DUF1450 domain-containing protein — protein MNFITKLFTKEKKLKVDFCEKNLNRFLPDELQHEYSAFLGKKNIEYKEYHCQSRCEECKISPYAIVNGEFIAAEDSAQLLKKLKHLEGDKK, from the coding sequence ATGAACTTTATTACAAAACTTTTTACGAAGGAAAAAAAATTAAAAGTTGATTTCTGTGAAAAAAATCTAAATCGTTTTTTACCCGATGAGCTTCAACATGAATACAGTGCTTTTTTGGGTAAAAAAAATATCGAATATAAAGAGTACCATTGTCAAAGTAGATGTGAGGAATGCAAAATATCTCCTTATGCGATTGTAAATGGTGAATTTATTGCAGCTGAAGACTCGGCACAATTATTGAAAAAACTTAAACATCTTGAGGGTGATAAAAAGTAG
- a CDS encoding cob(I)yrinic acid a,c-diamide adenosyltransferase produces the protein MTKQINRNGLTLVYTGHGKGKTTSSLGLALRGIGRGFRVKIYQFIKSPERTYGEQIALKKLGVEMVQLGIGFTWTKTPEEHREAIKQGWPKAKEAVMSGEYDLVILDELNNALAINKFPIDDVLPLHEVIDVIKNKPSHVHLVITGRDAKQEIKDAADLVSVIESEKHYYNEGIPAVKGIEF, from the coding sequence ATGACTAAACAAATAAATCGAAATGGCTTAACACTTGTTTATACGGGACATGGAAAAGGAAAAACGACATCCTCTTTAGGGTTAGCACTTCGCGGAATTGGTCGAGGATTTAGAGTGAAAATCTATCAGTTTATCAAATCACCTGAACGCACATATGGTGAACAAATTGCACTGAAGAAGCTGGGAGTAGAGATGGTTCAACTGGGAATTGGGTTCACTTGGACAAAAACACCAGAGGAACATAGAGAAGCAATAAAGCAAGGATGGCCGAAAGCAAAGGAAGCGGTAATGAGCGGCGAGTACGATTTGGTAATTTTAGACGAACTCAATAATGCATTAGCCATTAATAAGTTTCCAATTGATGATGTCTTGCCTCTACATGAAGTGATAGATGTTATCAAAAATAAACCTTCACATGTTCATTTGGTAATCACTGGAAGAGATGCCAAGCAAGAAATTAAAGACGCAGCTGATCTCGTTTCAGTTATTGAATCGGAAAAACATTATTACAATGAAGGCATCCCAGCTGTAAAGGGAATAGAATTTTAG
- a CDS encoding FbpB family small basic protein: MRKRNISFKKLVDDNKQELKSDLKAMERIEAKIDKKHSKR; encoded by the coding sequence ATGAGAAAACGCAATATAAGCTTTAAGAAATTAGTAGATGATAATAAGCAGGAATTAAAAAGTGATCTAAAAGCAATGGAGAGAATTGAGGCGAAAATAGATAAAAAACATTCAAAAAGATAA
- a CDS encoding VOC family protein encodes MKLGAFSVSLNVKDIHLSKSFYENLGFQAFGGDINQNWLIMKNENCIIGLFQGMFEKNILTFNPGWNENAENLESFTDIREIQKQLKEKGITMHSEADESTEGPAHFTIEDPDGNQILMDQHR; translated from the coding sequence ATGAAACTAGGTGCATTTTCAGTTAGTTTAAATGTAAAGGACATTCATTTATCAAAATCATTCTATGAAAACTTAGGATTTCAAGCCTTTGGTGGAGATATTAATCAAAATTGGCTTATTATGAAAAATGAAAATTGCATCATCGGTCTATTTCAAGGCATGTTTGAAAAAAACATCCTAACTTTTAATCCAGGATGGAATGAAAATGCTGAAAATCTTGAATCGTTTACGGACATTCGAGAAATTCAAAAGCAGCTTAAAGAAAAAGGAATAACAATGCATTCTGAAGCAGATGAATCAACCGAAGGACCAGCACATTTTACGATTGAGGATCCAGATGGTAATCAGATTCTTATGGATCAACACAGATAA